A part of Synechococcus sp. KORDI-49 genomic DNA contains:
- a CDS encoding TVP38/TMEM64 family protein, producing the protein MSTLQQWLPDLLEVLRSPLGAVAFIPLYALWVTLLLPGVWASMVAGALYGTWIGSGLVFLGACLGAEVVFLLGRSWLREWARRRLQQVPKLQAVEQAVSREGLKLVLLTRLSPAFPFSLLNLAYGLSEVSLRDYSIGLIGIIPGTVLFCGLGALAGDVARFREVLAGEADPLTWALRVAGVLATVGVVVLVSRTARRALHDVESSL; encoded by the coding sequence ATGTCAACGCTTCAGCAATGGCTCCCTGATCTGTTGGAGGTTCTGCGCTCACCGCTGGGGGCGGTGGCGTTCATTCCCCTCTATGCGCTCTGGGTCACGCTGCTGCTGCCTGGCGTGTGGGCATCGATGGTGGCGGGGGCGCTCTACGGCACCTGGATCGGCAGTGGACTCGTGTTCCTGGGAGCCTGCCTTGGAGCGGAAGTTGTGTTTCTGCTGGGTCGCAGCTGGCTGCGGGAGTGGGCGAGAAGGCGGTTGCAGCAGGTGCCGAAGCTGCAGGCGGTGGAACAGGCCGTGAGTCGGGAGGGCTTGAAACTGGTGCTGCTCACCCGGCTGTCGCCGGCGTTTCCGTTCTCCCTGCTCAACCTGGCCTACGGCCTCAGCGAGGTGTCACTCCGGGACTACAGCATTGGTTTGATCGGCATCATCCCCGGCACGGTGCTGTTCTGCGGCCTCGGAGCTCTGGCGGGCGATGTGGCTCGCTTCCGGGAGGTGCTGGCCGGGGAGGCAGATCCACTGACCTGGGCACTGCGGGTGGCCGGTGTGCTGGCGACGGTTGGGGTGGTGGTGCTTGTCAGCAGGACTGCGCGGCGCGCACTTCATGACGTGGAGTCGTCGCTCTGA
- a CDS encoding ABC transporter permease has translation MGRYWRTLRRFWGTAVAVQLEYQANVLIELLAVAMSLSGSLFLLSLFYGPDQTLGGWSWAQALMVQGLYTVFDGMATTWLRPNLGAIVTHVREGTLDFVLLKPIDSQFWLSLRTLSPAGLPEIGLGLGLLAWGSHQAGVVLTLPSFFTVVVMLLAGGLILYSLWFLIAATSIWFVKTWNATEVLRALLASGRYPLTAYPPALRLLFTLVLPVAFLTTVPAQVLLGEAAAPMLLAGLALAVLFFAAARAFWLYALRFYTSASS, from the coding sequence ATGGGGCGGTACTGGCGAACCCTGCGTCGCTTCTGGGGCACGGCCGTGGCGGTGCAGCTGGAGTATCAGGCCAATGTGCTGATCGAGCTGCTGGCGGTGGCGATGAGCCTCAGCGGCAGCCTGTTTCTGCTCTCGCTGTTCTATGGCCCCGATCAGACGTTGGGGGGCTGGAGCTGGGCTCAGGCCCTGATGGTGCAGGGGCTCTACACGGTGTTCGACGGCATGGCCACCACCTGGCTGCGCCCCAACCTCGGGGCGATCGTCACCCATGTGCGCGAGGGCACCCTGGATTTCGTGCTGCTCAAACCGATCGACAGCCAGTTCTGGCTGTCGCTGCGCACGCTGTCGCCGGCGGGCCTGCCGGAAATTGGCCTGGGGCTGGGGCTCCTGGCCTGGGGCAGCCATCAGGCCGGTGTGGTGCTCACGCTGCCCTCCTTTTTCACCGTGGTGGTGATGCTGCTGGCCGGTGGCTTGATCCTTTATTCGCTCTGGTTTCTGATCGCCGCCACCAGCATCTGGTTCGTCAAAACCTGGAATGCCACCGAGGTGTTGCGAGCTCTGCTGGCTTCGGGGCGTTATCCACTCACTGCCTATCCACCGGCCTTGCGCCTGCTGTTCACCCTGGTGCTGCCGGTGGCCTTTCTCACCACAGTTCCCGCCCAAGTGCTGCTGGGTGAAGCCGCCGCTCCGATGTTGCTGGCGGGTCTTGCGCTGGCTGTCCTGTTTTTCGCTGCTGCCCGCGCGTTCTGGCTGTATGCCCTGCGGTTTTACACCTCGGCGTCCAGTTGA
- a CDS encoding ABC-2 family transporter protein — MRIFGLNRRIIRVLLGSQYAHMLEYRAEIALWALSGVLPFIMLSVWSGSDARSGLGLDGVALDRYFLSAFLVRQFSVVWVVYAFEEDALLGRLSPYLLQPLHPLWRYVAAHLGEQLTRLPFAALIAAVFFTVQPQAFWLPSLGGFLLAWLAIWMAFAIAFLFQSLIAALCFWSEKASALERLQFIPFLFLSGLLAPLTAFPPAVRALAQWTPFPYLIDFPARVLAGQPVDLLAGFGAQLAWIALLLPLVLLLWRAGVRRYSAMGA, encoded by the coding sequence ATGCGGATCTTCGGGTTGAACCGACGGATCATCCGGGTGCTGCTGGGCTCCCAGTACGCCCACATGCTCGAGTACCGCGCTGAGATCGCCCTCTGGGCTCTCTCCGGGGTGCTTCCGTTCATCATGCTCAGCGTCTGGAGCGGCAGCGACGCGCGCTCGGGGCTGGGGCTGGATGGTGTGGCCCTGGATCGCTATTTCCTCAGCGCTTTTCTGGTGCGCCAGTTCTCGGTGGTGTGGGTGGTCTATGCCTTCGAGGAAGACGCCCTGCTGGGCCGCTTGTCGCCCTACCTGCTGCAGCCCCTGCATCCGCTCTGGCGTTATGTGGCGGCCCACCTCGGTGAGCAGCTCACGCGTCTGCCCTTCGCGGCCCTGATCGCAGCCGTGTTCTTCACGGTGCAGCCCCAGGCCTTCTGGTTGCCGTCGTTGGGGGGCTTTCTGCTGGCCTGGCTGGCCATCTGGATGGCCTTTGCCATCGCCTTCCTGTTCCAGAGCCTGATTGCGGCCCTGTGCTTCTGGAGTGAGAAGGCCAGTGCCCTGGAGCGGCTCCAATTCATTCCCTTCCTGTTCCTTTCCGGCCTGCTGGCGCCGCTCACGGCTTTTCCGCCGGCGGTGCGGGCCTTGGCCCAGTGGACGCCCTTCCCGTATCTGATCGACTTTCCCGCCCGGGTGCTGGCAGGCCAGCCGGTGGACCTGCTGGCGGGCTTCGGGGCGCAACTGGCCTGGATTGCCCTGCTGTTGCCGCTGGTGCTGCTGCTGTGGCGGGCCGGCGTGCGGCGCTACAGCGCCATGGGGGCCTGA
- a CDS encoding ATP-binding cassette domain-containing protein has protein sequence MIQVEGLSKIYRVAEKQPGLAGTLRHFIRRRTRDVSAVQDVSFAIEPGEMVGFLGANGAGKTTTLKMLCGLIHPSAGEVQVAGYRPQRRQAEFLRRITLVMGQKQQLLWDLPPMDSLRVNAAVYGIPDGVARRRISELADLLELGEELTRPVRKLSLGQRMKAELLAALLHEPEVLFLDEPTLGLDVNAQARVRQFLADYNRRTGATVLLTSHYMADITALCPRVLLIHQGRLFHDGPLEALADQLAPEREVRLELESPTTPEALAGLGRLEQLEGCDVRLLVPRDQLTAVVAQLLDRFPVRDLDVTDPPIEELIGGLFRQGRV, from the coding sequence GTGATTCAGGTTGAGGGGCTGAGCAAGATCTACCGGGTTGCCGAGAAGCAGCCCGGGTTGGCCGGCACCCTGCGCCATTTCATCCGCCGCCGCACCCGGGACGTGTCGGCGGTGCAGGACGTGTCGTTCGCGATCGAGCCCGGCGAGATGGTGGGCTTTCTCGGTGCCAACGGCGCCGGCAAAACCACCACCTTGAAGATGCTCTGCGGCTTGATCCACCCCAGCGCCGGGGAGGTGCAGGTGGCGGGGTACCGGCCCCAGCGTCGCCAGGCGGAGTTCCTGCGCCGGATCACCCTGGTGATGGGGCAGAAGCAGCAGCTGCTCTGGGACCTGCCGCCGATGGATTCCCTGCGGGTGAATGCGGCGGTCTACGGCATCCCCGATGGGGTGGCCCGGCGGCGGATCAGCGAGCTGGCCGATCTGCTGGAGCTGGGGGAGGAGCTCACCCGGCCGGTGCGCAAGCTTTCTCTGGGCCAGCGAATGAAAGCTGAACTCTTGGCGGCGTTGCTGCACGAGCCGGAGGTGCTGTTCCTCGATGAACCGACTCTGGGGCTGGATGTGAATGCCCAGGCCCGGGTGCGGCAGTTTCTGGCGGACTACAACCGCCGCACGGGCGCGACGGTGCTGCTTACCAGCCACTACATGGCCGACATCACGGCGCTGTGTCCCCGGGTGCTGCTGATCCACCAGGGGCGGTTGTTCCACGATGGTCCCCTGGAGGCGTTGGCCGATCAATTGGCGCCGGAGCGGGAGGTGCGGCTGGAGCTGGAATCCCCCACGACCCCAGAGGCCCTGGCCGGTTTGGGGCGTCTCGAGCAGTTGGAGGGTTGTGATGTGCGGCTGCTGGTGCCCCGCGATCAGCTCACCGCCGTGGTGGCGCAGCTGCTGGACCGCTTTCCCGTGCGCGATCTGGATGTGACCGATCCACCGATCGAAGAACTGATCGGTGGGCTGTTCCGGCAGGGGCGCGTCTGA
- a CDS encoding valine--tRNA ligase, with the protein MPDLAKTYDPVGTEARWQQAWEDQGAFHPDPKAPGEPFSVVIPPPNVTGSLHMGHAFNTALIDTIVRYQRLAGKNVLCLPGTDHASIAVQTILEKQLKEEGKTRHDLGRDAFLERAWQWKAESGGRIVGQLRRLGYSVDWKRQRFTLDEGLSEAVKEAFVRLHEQGLIYRGEYLVNWCPASGSAVSDLEVEMKEVDGHLWHFRYPLSSGDGHLEVATTRPETMLGDTAVAVNPTDERYAHLVGQTLTLPFVGREIPIVADDHVEKDFGTGCVKVTPAHDPNDFAIGQRHGLPQITVMRKNGTMNKEAGQFEGLDRFEARKAVVAGLDDLGLLVKVEDYRHSVPYSDRGKVPVEPLLSTQWFVKTEPLAARCREALEKQDPRFIPERWEKVYRDWLTDIRDWCISRQLWWGHRIPAWFVISETGGKYTDTTPYVVARNEAEALEKAKAEYGAAAEIEQDEDVLDTWFSSGLWPFSTLGWPDADSADLQRWYPTSTLVTGFDIIFFWVARMTMMAGAFTGEMPFQDVYIHGLVRDEQNRKMSKSAGNGIDPLLLIERYGTDALRFALVREVAGAGQDIRLDYDRKTDTSATVEASRNFANKLWNATRFALMNLGGETPAQLGDPDPAALQLADRWILSRLARVNRETAERYSSYGLGEAAKGLYEFAWNDVCDWYLELSKRRLNPGENPSAEALADQRVAKQVLAKVISQMHLMLHPLMPHLTEELWHSVTGELETTFLALQPWPALDASALDDGLEASFAELIGAIRVVRNLRAVAGLKPSQSVPVRFVTGRGELAAVLSKGTADITALTRAESVAVMAPAEADAAPVAKALAGVSGELQVLLPIEGLVDLDALKGRLEKDIAKAEKEIKGLAGRLGNPNFADKAPPEVVAECQANLDEKQAQADLARKRLADLS; encoded by the coding sequence GTGCCTGATCTGGCCAAGACCTACGACCCGGTTGGTACGGAAGCTCGTTGGCAACAGGCCTGGGAGGACCAGGGGGCGTTTCATCCCGATCCCAAAGCGCCTGGTGAACCGTTTTCGGTGGTGATCCCGCCGCCGAACGTGACCGGCAGCCTGCACATGGGCCATGCCTTCAACACAGCCCTGATCGACACGATCGTGCGCTACCAGCGCCTGGCCGGAAAGAACGTGCTCTGCCTGCCCGGCACCGATCACGCCTCGATCGCGGTGCAGACGATCCTCGAGAAGCAGCTCAAGGAGGAGGGCAAAACCCGCCACGATCTGGGCCGGGATGCCTTTCTGGAGCGGGCCTGGCAGTGGAAGGCCGAAAGCGGTGGCCGCATCGTGGGCCAGCTGCGGCGGTTGGGTTACTCGGTGGATTGGAAGCGCCAGCGCTTCACCCTTGATGAGGGCCTGAGTGAGGCGGTGAAGGAGGCCTTCGTGCGGCTGCACGAGCAGGGGCTGATCTACCGCGGTGAGTACCTCGTGAATTGGTGCCCCGCCTCGGGCTCGGCGGTGAGCGATCTGGAGGTTGAGATGAAGGAGGTGGACGGCCACCTCTGGCATTTCCGCTATCCGCTCAGCAGCGGCGATGGCCATCTGGAGGTGGCCACCACCCGGCCCGAAACGATGCTGGGCGACACAGCGGTGGCGGTGAATCCCACCGACGAGCGCTACGCCCACCTGGTGGGCCAGACCCTCACGCTGCCGTTTGTGGGTCGCGAGATCCCGATCGTGGCCGACGACCACGTGGAGAAGGACTTCGGCACCGGTTGCGTCAAGGTGACGCCGGCCCACGACCCCAACGATTTCGCCATCGGCCAGCGCCACGGTCTGCCCCAGATCACGGTGATGCGCAAGAACGGCACGATGAATAAAGAGGCGGGCCAGTTCGAGGGGCTGGATCGCTTCGAGGCCCGCAAGGCCGTGGTGGCCGGCCTCGACGACCTGGGGCTGCTGGTGAAGGTGGAGGACTACCGCCACAGCGTCCCCTATTCCGACCGCGGCAAGGTGCCGGTGGAGCCGCTGCTCTCCACCCAGTGGTTTGTCAAAACCGAGCCTCTGGCCGCTCGCTGCCGCGAAGCTCTTGAGAAGCAGGATCCCCGCTTCATCCCAGAGCGTTGGGAGAAGGTCTATCGCGATTGGCTCACCGACATCCGCGACTGGTGCATCAGCCGCCAGCTCTGGTGGGGCCATCGCATCCCCGCCTGGTTCGTGATCAGCGAAACCGGCGGCAAGTACACCGACACCACCCCTTATGTGGTGGCCCGCAACGAAGCCGAAGCCCTGGAGAAGGCCAAGGCGGAGTACGGCGCCGCGGCGGAGATCGAGCAGGACGAAGACGTGCTCGACACCTGGTTCTCCAGTGGTTTGTGGCCCTTCTCCACCCTGGGTTGGCCCGATGCCGATAGCGCTGATCTGCAGCGCTGGTACCCCACCAGCACCCTGGTGACGGGCTTCGACATCATCTTTTTCTGGGTGGCCCGGATGACGATGATGGCCGGCGCTTTCACCGGCGAGATGCCGTTCCAGGACGTGTACATCCACGGCCTGGTGCGGGATGAGCAGAACCGCAAGATGAGCAAGAGCGCCGGCAACGGCATCGATCCGCTGCTGCTGATCGAGCGTTACGGCACCGATGCCTTGCGCTTCGCCCTGGTGCGGGAGGTGGCCGGGGCGGGGCAGGACATCCGCCTGGACTACGACCGCAAGACAGACACTTCCGCCACGGTGGAGGCCTCGCGCAACTTCGCCAACAAGCTCTGGAACGCCACTCGCTTCGCCCTGATGAACCTGGGCGGCGAAACGCCGGCCCAACTCGGTGACCCGGACCCCGCGGCCCTGCAGCTGGCAGACCGTTGGATCCTCTCGCGCCTGGCCCGGGTGAACCGGGAAACGGCCGAGCGCTACAGCAGCTATGGCCTGGGTGAAGCGGCCAAGGGCCTCTACGAGTTCGCCTGGAACGACGTCTGCGACTGGTATCTGGAGCTGAGTAAGCGCCGGCTCAACCCCGGTGAGAACCCCTCAGCCGAGGCCCTGGCTGATCAGCGGGTGGCCAAGCAGGTGCTGGCCAAGGTGATCAGTCAGATGCACCTGATGCTGCACCCGCTGATGCCCCACCTCACCGAGGAGCTCTGGCACAGCGTCACCGGTGAGCTGGAGACCACCTTCCTGGCCCTGCAGCCCTGGCCAGCGCTGGATGCAAGCGCTCTGGATGATGGGTTGGAAGCGTCCTTCGCTGAGCTGATCGGCGCCATCCGTGTGGTGCGCAACCTGCGTGCTGTTGCTGGCCTGAAGCCCTCCCAGTCGGTGCCGGTGCGTTTCGTCACCGGCCGCGGCGAGCTGGCGGCTGTGCTGAGCAAGGGCACGGCCGACATCACGGCCCTAACCCGGGCGGAGTCGGTGGCGGTGATGGCGCCGGCGGAGGCTGATGCGGCTCCGGTAGCCAAGGCTCTGGCGGGGGTGAGCGGTGAGCTGCAGGTGCTGCTGCCGATCGAAGGCCTCGTCGATCTCGATGCGCTCAAGGGCCGCCTCGAAAAAGACATCGCCAAGGCCGAGAAGGAGATCAAAGGCCTGGCAGGGCGGCTCGGGAACCCGAACTTCGCCGACAAGGCACCGCCGGAGGTGGTGGCCGAATGCCAGGCCAACCTGGATGAGAAGCAGGCTCAGGCGGATCTGGCCCGCAAGCGGCTGGCGGATCTGAGCTGA